A single Salmo salar chromosome ssa19, Ssal_v3.1, whole genome shotgun sequence DNA region contains:
- the LOC106578827 gene encoding transcription factor 20 — MEQPLGDSDDLQPQDLSSTRSLPAVMDLTRKGEECLLKANSMEALRVVKPPSWYPNFPETDHDHRLQPVDQIQPDNAFSNTTVTLSYVSRSHVFSQHSSLSQHSSLSQHSSLSQHSSLSQHSSLSQHSSLSQHPSLSQHPSLSQHPSLYGVPSISRFSTMDGYLQQVDRPLGLAPRSEMFDSIPPAQVVGENVAGVCLMQQSHEINGHRVASNGGVDKYKPQQRGSSMKRTLSQDTVKELQNGQGSSSWSNSAICVDSSPESLTTDMEDGQRASDVLFLISRTEEPVLMQDSRSPRDLCSLNRDYISPLEDPVSPSVSLDDVEDGLILTQASCSPCAYNYSPDNTADTRWDELGRGGPGLSAIQGTRSNGENTPRLDYSKDFQQPGHKPKAPSESIVDLTEDESTVPEVSEKKPKQTAATHLNGNVKAELRTSERKQLPPRSGRGTRLEAIVMNINPNWYKVSTKKPKASKAQRQTNPLTQSSPSKAGVSPNKQTSFVVKNKVQNKAASSCEGETKVHAAASSLTGHMDNIYTNADRCIESTSDSEHARFSKYPHNHSTSPITSSLLFAPDKDSEKESEHRESGPEPSSEVDLLTVSPSLKTSPKKPGKHKAKSTSSEAAAPTAKTRKATPAPKKKRKKPRLDQSSMFSPQEPEIKLKYINYKEEKRDMRVDTFSPFIHIEHKPSSTSPANCTVINYPEEEKPRQNGQGQQQAGSSGSRGFIPGAVPSTSCLQLGRISTHSQHHSSLVCCLCGGSANAMDLGDLHGPYYPEGYRPSTEAPASKPGLKKEEDFSDSDSSCSVKGRGRKCARPPGVPLPHKPDPRLKQEDLLGRWTSDSDPSGSPGAKRGRIEVRPLVTSGAKAAVDDWYVPPVVPLDQCEYWLHEDCSIWSAGVFLVKGRVYGLEEALKVAQETTCSRCHNPGAMLGCFIKGCPNKYHYRCSLQSDCVLNDENFSMKCTKHKNKSFQGPPGSRRDNR; from the exons ATGGAGCAACCACTGGGGGACTCTGATGATTTACAGCCACAGGACCTCTCTTCCACCCGCAGCCTTCCCGCTGTGATGGACCTGaccagaaaaggtgaggaatgCCTCTTGAAAGCCAACTCCATGGAGGCCCTACGGGTGGTAAAGCCTCCCAGCTGGTACCCAAACTTCCCTGAGACTGACCATGACCACAGGCTTCAACCAGTAGACCAGATCCAGCCGGACAATGCCTTCTCCAATACTACAGTCACTCTCTCATATGTGAGCCGGTCTCATGTCTTCTCCCagcattcctctctctcccagcattcctctctctcccagcattcctctctctcccagcattcctctctctcccagcattcctctctctcccagcattcctctctctcccagcatccctctctctcccagcatccctctctctcccagcatCCCTCTCTCTACGGTGTCCCGTCGATCAGCAGGTTCTCAACAATGGATGGCTACCTGCAGCAGGTGGATAGGCCTCTGGGCTTAGCACCTCGGTCAGAAATGTTTGACTCTATCCCTCCAGCCCAGGTGGTGGGTGAGAATGtcgcaggggtgtgtttgatgcAGCAGTCTCATGAAATCAATGGCCATCGAGTTGCCAGTAACGGAGGAGTGGATAAATACAAGCCTCAACAGAGAGGGAGTTCAATGAAACGCACTCTTTCTCAGGACACAGTCAAAGAATTGCAGAATGGCCAGGGTAGTAGCAGCTGGTCCAACTCTGCCATCTGTGTCGATTCCTCCCCAGAGTCTCTCACTACAGACATGGAGGATGGTCAGAGGGCTTCAGATGTTCTCTTTCTCATCTCTAGAACAGAGGAGCCAGTCCTGATGCAGGACAGCAGGAGTCCCAGGGACCTGTGTTCTCTGAATAGGGACTATATCAGTCCTCTGGAGGACccggtctctccctctgtctcactgGACGACGTAGAGGATGGGCTCATTCTGACTCAGGCCTCCTGCTCACCCTGTGCTTACAATTATTCACCAGACAACACGGCTGACACCCGCTGGGATGAGCTGGGGAGAGGAGGACCTGGGCTGTCTGCAATACAGGGGACAAGGTCTAATGGTGAGAATACACCAAGGTTAGATTACAGCAAGGACTTCCAGCAGCCAGGACATAAACCCAAGGCACCTTCGGAGTCTATTGTTGATTTGACAGAAGACGAGAGCACTGTGCCAGAGGTTTCAGAAAAGAAACCCAAGCAGACGGCTGCTACTCACCTGAATGGTAATGTGAAGGCAGAGCTGAGGACTTCTGAGAGGAAACAACTCCCCCCTCGCTCTGGCAGGGGAACCAGGTTAGAGGCCATAGTGATGAACATCAACCCTAACTGGTATAAAGTATCCACTAAGAAGCCCAAGGCCTCAAAGGCCCAGCGTCAGACAAATCCCCTGACCCAGAGCAGTCCATCTAAAGCCGGTGTTAGTCCTAACAAACAGACCTCATTTGTAGTGAAGAACAAGGTCCAGAATAAAGCAGCGTCTAGCTGCGAGGGAGAGACTAAAGTACACGCAGCAGCATCCTCATTGACTGGTCATATGGATAACATTTACACAAACGCAGACCGTTGCATAGAGTCTACCTCAGATTCGGAACACGCCCGTTTTTCAAAATACCCACATAACCACAGCACATCTCCAATAACCTCCAGTCTGCTCTTTGCTCCAGACAAAGATTCAGAGAAGGAGTCGGAACACAGAGAGTCAGGTCCCGAGCCCTCCTCTGAGGTAGATTTACTGACCGTATCACCGTCACTTAAAACATCTCCAAAGAAGCCTGGGAAGCATAAAGCTAAGTCTACAAGCAGCGAAGCAGCTGCTCCCACAGCCAAAACAAGGAAGGCGACCCCTGCTCCCAAGAAGAAACGGAAGAAACCCAGACTGGATCAGTCCTCAATGTTCTCCCCTCAGGAGCCTGAGATCAAACTGAAATACATCAACTacaaggaggagaagagggacatGAGGGTGGACACGTTCTCTCCTTTCATCCACATAGAGCATaagccctcctccacctcccccgccAACTGTACTGTCATCAACTACCCAGAGGAGGAGAAACCCAGGCAGAATGGCCAGGGGCAACAGCAGGctggaagttcaggatccagggGTTTCATACCAGGGGCTGTACCCTCCACTTCCTGCCTCCAGCTGGGCCGCATCTCCACCCACAGCCAGCACCACAGCTCCCTGGTTTGCTGCCTGTGTGGAGGCTCGGCTAACGCCATGGACCTTGGGGACCTCCACGGGCCATACTACCCTGAGGGATACAGACCCAGCACTGAAGCCCCAGCTAGCAAACCAGGCCTCAAAAAAGAGGAGGATTTCAGTGACTCTGACTCCTCCTGCAGCGTGAAAGGCCGGGGCAGAAAGTGTGCTCGGCCCCCGGGGGTCCCCTTGCCCCACAAACCTGACCCCCGGCTGAAACAGGAGGACCTGCTGGGGAGGTGGACCAGTGACAGCGACCCCTCAGGCAGCCCTGGAGCTAAGAGGGGCAGGATTGAGGTTAGGCCTTTGGTAACATCTGGGGCCAAGGCTGCAGTGGATGACTGGTACGTTCCCCCTGTGGTGCCTCTGGACCAGTGTGAGTACTGGCTCCACGAGGACTGCAGCATCTGGTCTGCAGGTGTGTTCCTGGTGAAGGGAAGGGTCTACGGCCTGGAAGAGGCACTCAAGGTGGCTCAGGAGACG ACTTGTTCTCGCTGCCATAACCCAGGTGCCATGTTGGGCTGCTTCATCAAAGGATGCCCCAACAAGTATCACtacaggtgttctctacagtcag ACTGTGTCCTCAACGACGAGAACTTCTCCATGAAATGCACCAAGCACAAG AACAAGTCGTTCCAAGGCCCTCCTGGGAGCAGAAGAGACAACCGGTGA
- the LOC106578828 gene encoding serine/threonine-protein kinase SBK1 — MSSSPLGSRGNMDILEELQLIAAQNLERLEVNKYYEVIRELGKGTYGKVDLVIHKIRGTKMALKFLRKKTTKLKSFLREYSISLYLSPCPFIINMFGIAFETDDYYVFAQEYALSGDLFDIIPPQVGLPETVAKRCVHQVAIALDYLHCKKLVHRDVKPENILIFDRECRKVKLSDFGMTRRAGSPVKRVSGTIPYTAPELCDTSRHEGFCVDYSTDVWAFGVLLFCMLTGNFPWEKALPTDSFYQEFTRWQRRRTGTVPSQWRRFTEQALRMFRRLLSVEQDRRCSVKEVFGYFSHSWMLDGDSNGNGGGGGERERERGGGGVRVEGDGSSTSSSSGEEDEEMLVERMKQQTLSPLSPPVSVERGTGGTKAGMTESGGGHHFVSVSTTSSVPSTNSYDRMPRDSNSNQPPGRILVATPIEICV; from the exons ATGAGTTCATCTCCGCTGGGTTCCCGTGGCAACATGGACATTCTGGAGGAGCTGCAGCTGATCGCAGCACAGAACCTGGAGAGGTTAGAGGTCAACAAGTACTATGAGGTCATCAGGGAGCTTGGCAAGGGCACTTACGGcaaggtggacctggtcatacaCAAGATCAGAG GCACCAAGATGGCCCTGAAGTTCCTGAGGAAGAAGACGACCAAGTTGAAGTCGTTCCTGAGGGAGTACagcatctctctctacctttctccctgTCCCTTTATCATTAACATGTTTGGGATCGCCTTCGAGACTGACGACTACTACGTGTTCGCCCAGGAGTATGCCCTGTCTGGGGACCTCTTCGACATCATCCCTCCacag GTGGGTCTCCCGGAGACGGTTGCTAAGCGCTGTGTGCACCAGGTTGCCATCGCCCTGGACTACCTTCACTGTAAGAAGCTGGTGCACCGTGACGTCAAGCCTGAGAACATCCTCATCTTTGACCGCGAGTGCCGCAAGGTCAAACTGTCCGACTTCGGCATGACGCGCCGCGCTGGCTCACCAGTCAAACGG GTGAGCGGTACCATCCCCTACACGGCTCCGGAGCTGTGCGACACGTCTCGCCATGAGGGCTTCTGCGTGGACTACAGCACAGATGTGTGGGCCTTTGGCGTCCTCCTCTTCTGCATGCTGACCGGTAACTTCCCCTGGGAGAAGGCCCTGCCCACCGACTCCTTCTACCAGGAGTTCACACGCTGGCAGAGACGGCGCACGGGCACCGTGCCCTCGCAGTGGCGTCGCTTCACTGAGCAGGCTCTCCGCATGTTCCGCAGGCTCCTCTCTGTGGAGCAGGACAGACGCTGCTCCGTCAAAGAGGTGTTTGGCTACTTCAGCCACAGCTGGATGCTGGATGGAGACAGCAACGGGAACGGAGgagggggcggagagagagagagggagagaggaggaggaggggtgagggtggAGGGAGACGGGAGCAGTACATCGTCCTCGTCtggagaagaggatgaggagatgcTGGTGGAGAGGATGAAGCAGCagactctgtctcctctctctcctccggtGTCTGTGGAGAGGGGCACTGGGGGGACAAAGGCAGGGATGACGGAGTCAGGTGGAGGACACCATTTTGTGTCTGTTTCTACCACTAGCTCTGTGCCCTCGACTAACAGCTATGACCGCATGCCCAGAGACAGCAACAGCAACCAGCCCCCCGGACGCATACTGGTGGCTACGCCTATAGAGATCTGTGTCTGA